One genomic region from Cucumis melo cultivar AY chromosome 9, USDA_Cmelo_AY_1.0, whole genome shotgun sequence encodes:
- the LOC103482774 gene encoding homeobox protein BEL1 homolog — protein sequence MAGELCEGEGKSNEMVVGGEFYYNSNSNSNNIPNQFTNQIQTGFGSTTEPAVVEMFNNESSGGGGDGGDDDESFPQNMMVVGPWGTTATTMATTDSSLRCVFPCEPNERPSQGLSLSLSSSNPSSIGLQSFELRQQHQQQQNQSSFPIFHLRNSKFLAPTQELLYEFCSLGITNHSSSSPKHKHPSSSSTNFSLHSLDFMELQKRKTKLFSMLEEVERRYRHYCEQMKAVVASFEAVAGSGAARVYSALASKAMSRHFRSLKDGIVGQIQATRKAMGEKDPIAPGTTRGETPRLRVIDQALRQQRAFHQISIMESHPWRPQRGLPERSVSVLRAWLFEHFLHPYPSDVDKHILARQTGLSRSQVSNWFINARVRLWKPMVEEMYLEETKEQEEEIDNSFNNNANNSFDGVTDFNDDIDGHRSIATRLEDQKPTPDQLLRIDSECLSSIISSNSEKNDHSRTIKTMQNHHGHHQLHGNHNHTFGRVVGDAFGTVELDFSSYNHHTGSGGVSYHNSSNNNNSQHFNNGSGGGVSLTLGLQQHAAAGGNGNGGVSIAFASAGPAVGQNSLFFTRDHMEECQPVQYSLLDGETQNLPYRNLMGAQLLHDLAG from the exons ATGGCTGGTGAGCTTTGTGAAGGGGAAGGAAAATCGAACGAGATGGTAGTTGGAGGAGAGTTTTATTACAATTCCAATTCGAATTCAAACAACATCCCTAATCAATTCACAAATCAGATCCAAACCGGGTTCGGTTCCACCACCGAACCTGCCGTGGTGGAGATGTTCAACAACGAGTCGAGTGGCGGTGGCGGTGATGGCGGCGATGATGATGAGTCGTTTCCCCAAAATATGATGGTGGTTGGACCGTGGGGGACGACGGCTACGACTATGGCGACGACGGATTCTTCTTTAAGATGTGTGTTTCCATGTGAACCAAATGAAAGACCAAGCCAAGGCCTTTCTTTGTCTCTTAGTTCTTCTAATCCTTCTTCTATTGGCTTACAATCTTTTGAACTAAGACAAcaacatcaacaacaacaaaaccAATCATCTTTCCCCATTTTTCATCTTAGAAACTCAAAGTTTTTGGCCCCAACTCAAGAACTTCTTTATGAGTTTTGTAGTCTTGGAATCACCaatcattcttcttcttcaccaaAACACAaacatccttcttcttcttcaaccaaTTTCTCTCTTCACTCACTTGACTTCATGGAGTTGCAAAAGAGGAAAACCAAGCTTTTTTCCATGCTTGAAGAg GTTGAAAGAAGGTATAGGCATTATTGTGAGCAAATGAAGGCGGTAGTGGCATCGTTCGAAGCAGTAGCGGGGAGTGGGGCGGCGAGGGTGTACTCGGCGTTGGCGTCGAAGGCGATGTCGAGGCATTTTAGGAGCCTAAAAGATGGGATTGTGGGACAAATTCAAGCCACAAGAAAGGCAATGGGAGAAAAGGATCCAATTGCACCTGGTACCACAAGAGGAGAAACCCCAAGACTTAGAGTGATTGATCAAGCTTTAAGGCAACAAAGAGCTTTCCATCAAATCAGCATCATGGAAAGCCATCCATGGCGTCCTCAACGTGGCCTCCCTGAGCGTTCTGTTTCCGTTCTTCGTGCTTGGCTTTTCGAACACTTTCTTCACCC GTACCCTAGCGATGTGGATAAACATATTTTAGCTCGCCAAACTGGTCTCTCCAGAAGCCAG GTGTCAAATTGGTTCATTAATGCAAGGGTGAGGCTGTGGAAGCCAATGGTAGAGGAGATGTATTTGGAAGAAACAAAGGAACAAGAGGAAGAGATTGATAACAGTTTCAACAACAATGCCAACAACTCTTTTGATGGGGTGACGGATTTCAATGACGACATTGACGGTCATCGATCGATTGCCACACGACTAGAGGATCAAAAACCGACACCAGATCAACTCTTAAGAATAGACTCGGAATGTCTCTCTTCAATCATCTCTAGCAACTCGGAGAAGAATGATCATTCAAGAACAATTAAAACGATGCAAAACCACCACGGACACCACCAACTCCACGGAAACCACAACCACACCTTCGGACGAGTAGTGGGGGATGCATTTGGCACTGTAGAACTCGACTTCTCGTCCTACAACCACCATACAGGTAGTGGTGGAGTTTCGTACCATAAcagcagcaacaacaacaacagtcAACATTTCAACAACGGCAGTGGTGGAGGCGTGTCGTTGACATTAGGGTTACAACAGCATGCCGCAGCCGGGGGGAATGGAAACGGAGGTGTGAGCATTGCCTTCGCTTCAGCAGGACCGGCGGTGGGGCAAAACTCCCTTTTCTTCACAAGAGATCACATGGAAGAATGCCAACCAGTTCAATATTCCCTTTTAGATGGAGAAACTCAGAATCTTCCTTATAGAAATTTGATGGGTGCTCAATTGCTTCATGATTTGGCTGGATGA
- the LOC103482775 gene encoding uncharacterized protein LOC103482775, producing MKDSEKVFWDSMKNPAGNHHITAAFNSQSRTSSKLLLCLIFFISFTYLIYSLKLLSSPRLCSDSQPFSSSVDPLHNLTATAAISLSTSSQGGLPTTNQTELRHVVFGIAASAKLWEQRKNYIKLWFKPEEMRGTVWLDRKVKIDEDSDELPPIRISGDTSKFAYKNRQGHRSAIRISRIVSETFRLGLKDVRWFVMGDDDTVFVTDNLLRVLRKYDHTQYYYIGSLSESHLQNIYFSYSMAYGGGGFAISYPLAEALVKMQDRCIQRYPGLYGSDDRMQACMAELGVPLTKELGFHQYDVYGNLFGLLAAHPIAPFVSLHHLDIVEPIFPNVTRLQALDRLKIPMKLDSAGLMQQSICYYKSNTWTISVSWGYAIQIFRGILSPREVEMPSRTFLNWYRRADYTAYAFNTRPVSRNPCQKAFVFYLSNALLTNSTTGETVSKYIRHRAPQPACKWKSPSPSIIDFVKVIKKTDPKLWERSPRRNCCRVMKSKEKKTLMVEVGMCKEGEISEV from the exons ATGAAAGATTCAGAGAAAGTTTTCTGGGATTCGATGAAAAATCCCGCCGGAAACCACCACATTACTGCCGCTTTCAATTCTCAGTCCAGAACTTCCTCTAAGCTTCTCTTATgtctcatcttcttcatctctttcaCTTACCTCATTTACTCTCTTAAACTTCTCTCCTCTCCCCGTCTCTGTTCTGACTCACAGCCATTTTCCTCTTCCGTAGATCCACTCCACAATCTCACCGCCACTGCCGCAATTTCACTCTCGACCTCGTCGCAAGGGGGATTACCCACTACGAATCAGACGGAGCTCCGGCATGTTGTTTTCGGAATCGCGGCGTCGGCGAAGCTGTGGGAACAGAGGAAGAACTACATCAAGCTCTGGTTTAAACCGGAGGAGATGAGGGGGACGGTTTGGTTGGACCGGAAGGTGAAAATCGATGAAGATTCCGATGAACTCCCGCCGATTAGAATCTCCGGGGACACGTCGAAGTTCGCGTACAAGAACCGACAGGGGCATCGTTCGGCGATTCGGATCTCAAGAATCGTGTCGGAGACTTTCCGGCTGGGTTTGAAGGATGTGCGGTGGTTTGTAATGGGCGACGACGACACCGTTTTTGTGACCGATAATTTGCTTAGGGTTTTGAGAAAGTATGATCATACTCAGTATTACTATATCGGAAGCTTGTCGGAGAGCCATTTACAAAACATTTATTTTTCGTATTCGATGGCCTACGGCGGTGGTGGGTTTGCGATTAGCTACCCATTGGCGGAGGCTTTAGTGAAAATGCAGGATCGGTGTATTCAAAGATATCCCGGATTGTACGGCTCCGATGACCGAATGCAGGCTTGCATGGCGGAGCTGGGCGTTCCGCTCACCAAGGAACTCGGATTTCACCAG TACGATGTCTATGGAAATCTATTCGGCCTACTCGCAGCTCACCCGATCGCACCATTCGTATCGCTGCACCATCTCGACATTGTGGAGCCGATCTTCCCCAATGTCACGCGCCTCCAGGCCCTTGACCGTCTCAAAATTCCAATGAAGCTAGACTCGGCAGGGCTAATGCAACAGTCCATTTGCTACTACAAATCCAACACTTGGACCATCTCTGTCTCGTGGGGTTATGCCATCCAAATCTTCCGTGGTATCCTATCGCCCCGTGAAGTCGAAATGCCATCCAGAACGTTCCTTAATTGGTATCGTCGTGCCGATTACACCGCTTATGCATTCAACACTCGACCTGTCAGTCGAAATCCCTGCCAGAAGGCATTTGTGTTTTACTTATCCAATGCCTTACTGACGAATTCGACGACGGGAGAGACGGTTAGTAAATACATTCGACATCGAGCACCACAACCGGCGTGCAAGTGGAAGAGTCCGAGCCCCAGTATCATCGATTTTGTTAAGGTGATCAAGAAGACAGATCCGAAGTTGTGGGAAAGA TCACCAAGGAGGAATTGTTGCCGAGTGATGAAATCAAAGGAGAAGAAGACATTAATGGTGGAAGTTGGAATGTGCAAAGAAGGTGAAATCAGtgaagtttaa
- the LOC103482777 gene encoding uncharacterized protein LOC103482777 isoform X2 produces MDDSFSCSGSSSNSPGEMIEIFYKCINEKNLKEMSTYISEDCLIEDTLFSEKFKGKKAAMSFIEKLTESMGPDMKFRIRKVYERRPSTARAIWHLEWRNMEIPLTKGCTFIDIRDEERKTIQMVQIITESQLKAGHLFLAIMKLVTLLLAKHPAILEWLTKVSQQRWVKRISKICIFLFKHLLDNFLKSYLTFIHLGTQLYSHVLNFLCYVIECFK; encoded by the exons ATGGATGATTCCTTTTCCTGCTCAGGTTCAAGTTCAAATTCTCCAGGAGAAATGATCGAGATATTCTACAAATGCATCAATGAAAAGAACTTAAAGGAAATGAGCACTTACATCTCAGAAGACTGCCTCATTGAAGACACCTTGTTCAGTGAAAAATTTAAAGGGAAGAAG GCAGCTATGAGTTTCATCGAAAAACTGACTGAAAGCATGGGTCCAGATATGAAGTTTAGAATCCGTAAAGTATACGAAAGACGCCCTTCCACGGCAAGAGCAATCTGGCATTTAG AGTGGAGGAACATGGAGATTCCCTTAACCAAGGGTTGCACCTTCATTGACATCagagatgaagaaagaaaaactatACA GATGGTACAAATTATAACTGAATCACAATTAAAAGCAGGACATCTATTCTTG GCTATAATGAAACTTGTGACTTTATTGCTTGCAAAGCATCCAGCAATCTTGGAAT GGTTGACAAAAGTTTCTCAACAACGTTGGGTAAAGAGGATATCAAAGATCTGTATATTTCTCTTCAAACATCTCTTGGACAACTTTTTGAAGAGCTATCTAACCTTCATACATCTTGGGACTCAACTATATAGTCATGTACTCAATTTTTTATGTTATGTTATAGAGTGTTTCAAGTAA
- the LOC103482777 gene encoding uncharacterized protein LOC103482777 isoform X1 → MSLITSPQAVNFGGSPSFRRFSYTLFLNKRTSCIFQQKKNYGNYNKRKTNVRLVSSCLMDDSFSYSSSSSNSPGEMIEMFYKCINEKNLKKMNTYISEDCLIEDSLFIEKFKGKKAAMSFIEKLTESMGPDVKFRIRTVYERRPSMAGAIWHLEWRNMEIPLTKGCTFIDIRDEERKTIQMVQIITESQLKAGHLFLAIMKLVTLLLAKHPAILEWLTKVSQQRWVKRISKICIFLFKHLLDNFLKSYLTFIHLGTQLYSHVLNFLCYVIECFK, encoded by the exons atgtCCCTTATTACGAGTCCTCAAGCTGTCAACTTTGGGGGCTCCCCATCATTTAGAAGATTTTCTTATACATTGTTCTTGAATAAAAGAACTTCATGTATATTTCAACAAAAGAAGAACTACGGCAACTACAACAAGAGAAAAACAAACGTCAGACTAGTCTCATCATGTTTAATGGATGATTCCTTTTCCTACTCAAGTTCAAGTTCAAATTCTCCAGGAGAAATGATTGAGATGTTCTACAAATGCATCAATGAAAAGAACTTAAAGAAAATGAACACTTACATCTCAGAAGACTGCCTCATTGAAGACTCCTTGTTCATTGAAAAATTTAAAGGGAAGAAG GCAGCTATGAGTTTCATCGAAAAACTAACTGAAAGCATGGGTCCAGATGTGAAGTTTAGAATTCGTACAGTATACGAAAGACGCCCTTCCATGGCAGGAGCAATCTGGCATTTGG AGTGGAGGAACATGGAGATTCCCTTAACCAAGGGTTGCACCTTCATTGACATCagagatgaagaaagaaaaactatACA GATGGTACAAATTATAACTGAATCACAATTAAAAGCAGGACATCTATTCTTG GCTATAATGAAACTTGTGACTTTATTGCTTGCAAAGCATCCAGCAATCTTGGAAT GGTTGACAAAAGTTTCTCAACAACGTTGGGTAAAGAGGATATCAAAGATCTGTATATTTCTCTTCAAACATCTCTTGGACAACTTTTTGAAGAGCTATCTAACCTTCATACATCTTGGGACTCAACTATATAGTCATGTACTCAATTTTTTATGTTATGTTATAGAGTGTTTCAAGTAA
- the LOC103482776 gene encoding uncharacterized protein LOC103482776 isoform X2 → MRGAAALLTVKNKPKLIHPTKGSWVQRQGMKNDSEGESVVTKEKADPIAAFSKPPPLPPLLGPLAVLSLLETYLSPDGNDD, encoded by the exons ATGCGTGGTGCAGCTGCCTTATTGACTGTAAAGAACAAACCTAAACTGATCCATCCTACGAAAGGATCATGGG TACAAAGGCAAGGAATGAAGAATGATTCTGAGGGAGAGTCTGTGGTTACAAAAGAGAAAGCTGACCCAATTGCAGCGTTCAGCAAGCCTCCACCACTCCCCCCTCTTCTTGGTCCATTGGCTGTTCTTTCATTGTTAGAAACATATTTGAGTCCTGATGGAAACGATGACTAG
- the LOC103482776 gene encoding uncharacterized protein LOC103482776 isoform X1 — MRGAAALLTVKNKPKLIHPTKGSWGSLTSTVQRQGMKNDSEGESVVTKEKADPIAAFSKPPPLPPLLGPLAVLSLLETYLSPDGNDD, encoded by the exons ATGCGTGGTGCAGCTGCCTTATTGACTGTAAAGAACAAACCTAAACTGATCCATCCTACGAAAGGATCATGGG GTAGTCTGACTTCCACAGTACAAAGGCAAGGAATGAAGAATGATTCTGAGGGAGAGTCTGTGGTTACAAAAGAGAAAGCTGACCCAATTGCAGCGTTCAGCAAGCCTCCACCACTCCCCCCTCTTCTTGGTCCATTGGCTGTTCTTTCATTGTTAGAAACATATTTGAGTCCTGATGGAAACGATGACTAG
- the LOC103482780 gene encoding beta-carotene hydroxylase 2, chloroplastic isoform X2, translating into MATVISAVATAGQYRYDYGRLFQRPAGAPSRGFPWRCFAKQRWRRLMVMKMKKKKSEEDEMVKKLKMSVEEKMRKKKAEREGYLIAAIVSSFGITSMAAIAVYYRFSSQIMEGGEFPILEMFGTFVLSIGSSVGMEFWARWAHKELWHASLWDMHESHHKPRVGAFEKNDVFAIINAIPAIALLSFGLFNHGFFPGLCFGAGLGITVFGMAYMFVHDGLVHRRFPVGPIAAVPYLRRVAAAHHELEEVDGEEELQKEIRRRNVYRN; encoded by the exons ATGGCGACGGTGATTTCGGCCGTTGCAACCGCCGGGCAGTACCGTTATGATTACGGGAGGTTGTTTCAACGCCCGGCGGGAGCTCCGAGTCGAGGTTTTCCGTGGCGGTGTTTTGCGAAACAGAGGTGGAGAAGATTGATGGttatgaagatgaagaagaagaaaagtgaagaagatgaaatggTTAAGAAATTGAAAATGAGTGTGGAGGAGAaaatgaggaagaagaaagcaGAAAGAGAGGGTTATTTGATAGCTGCAATTGTTTCGAGCTTTGGGATCACTTCAATGGCCGCCATCGCTGTTTATTACCGATTCTCTTCCCAAATAATGGAG GGCGGAGAATTTCCAATTTTAGAAATGTTCGGCACTTTTGTACTATCTATTGGTTCTAGT GTGGGAATGGAATTTTGGGCAAGATGGGCTCACAAAGAGCTATGGCATGCATCGTTATGGGATATGCACGAg TCTCATCACAAGCCGAGGGTTGGAGCATTTGAAAAGAACGATGTGTTTGCGATTATAAACGCAATTCCAGCCATTGCCCTTCTTTCTTTCGGCCTCTTCAATCATGGCTTCTTTCCCGGCCTTTGTTTTGGTGCC GGTTTGGGAATTACGGTGTTTGGGATGGCCTACATGTTCGTCCACGATGGCCTCGTTCATCGTCGTTTCCCCGTGGGTCCCATTGCCGCTGTCCCCTACTTACGACGTGTCGCTGCTGCCCATCAT GAACTGGAAGAAGTGGATGGCGAGGAAGAGCTGCAGAAGGAAATTAGGAGGAGAAATGTTTACagaaattaa
- the LOC103482780 gene encoding beta-carotene hydroxylase 2, chloroplastic isoform X3, whose translation MATVISAVATAGQYRYDYGRLFQRPAGAPSRGFPWRCFAKQRWRRLMVMKMKKKKSEEDEMVKKLKMSVEEKMRKKKAEREGYLIAAIVSSFGITSMAAIAVYYRFSSQIMEVGMEFWARWAHKELWHASLWDMHESHHKPRVGAFEKNDVFAIINAIPAIALLSFGLFNHGFFPGLCFGAGLGITVFGMAYMFVHDGLVHRRFPVGPIAAVPYLRRVAAAHHIHHTDKFDGVPYGLFLGPKELEEVDGEEELQKEIRRRNVYRN comes from the exons ATGGCGACGGTGATTTCGGCCGTTGCAACCGCCGGGCAGTACCGTTATGATTACGGGAGGTTGTTTCAACGCCCGGCGGGAGCTCCGAGTCGAGGTTTTCCGTGGCGGTGTTTTGCGAAACAGAGGTGGAGAAGATTGATGGttatgaagatgaagaagaagaaaagtgaagaagatgaaatggTTAAGAAATTGAAAATGAGTGTGGAGGAGAaaatgaggaagaagaaagcaGAAAGAGAGGGTTATTTGATAGCTGCAATTGTTTCGAGCTTTGGGATCACTTCAATGGCCGCCATCGCTGTTTATTACCGATTCTCTTCCCAAATAATGGAG GTGGGAATGGAATTTTGGGCAAGATGGGCTCACAAAGAGCTATGGCATGCATCGTTATGGGATATGCACGAg TCTCATCACAAGCCGAGGGTTGGAGCATTTGAAAAGAACGATGTGTTTGCGATTATAAACGCAATTCCAGCCATTGCCCTTCTTTCTTTCGGCCTCTTCAATCATGGCTTCTTTCCCGGCCTTTGTTTTGGTGCC GGTTTGGGAATTACGGTGTTTGGGATGGCCTACATGTTCGTCCACGATGGCCTCGTTCATCGTCGTTTCCCCGTGGGTCCCATTGCCGCTGTCCCCTACTTACGACGTGTCGCTGCTGCCCATCAT ATCCATCACACGGATAAATTCGACGGAGTTCCGTACGGGTTGTTTTTAGGACCCAAG GAACTGGAAGAAGTGGATGGCGAGGAAGAGCTGCAGAAGGAAATTAGGAGGAGAAATGTTTACagaaattaa
- the LOC103482780 gene encoding beta-carotene hydroxylase 2, chloroplastic isoform X1, with product MATVISAVATAGQYRYDYGRLFQRPAGAPSRGFPWRCFAKQRWRRLMVMKMKKKKSEEDEMVKKLKMSVEEKMRKKKAEREGYLIAAIVSSFGITSMAAIAVYYRFSSQIMEGGEFPILEMFGTFVLSIGSSVGMEFWARWAHKELWHASLWDMHESHHKPRVGAFEKNDVFAIINAIPAIALLSFGLFNHGFFPGLCFGAGLGITVFGMAYMFVHDGLVHRRFPVGPIAAVPYLRRVAAAHHIHHTDKFDGVPYGLFLGPKELEEVDGEEELQKEIRRRNVYRN from the exons ATGGCGACGGTGATTTCGGCCGTTGCAACCGCCGGGCAGTACCGTTATGATTACGGGAGGTTGTTTCAACGCCCGGCGGGAGCTCCGAGTCGAGGTTTTCCGTGGCGGTGTTTTGCGAAACAGAGGTGGAGAAGATTGATGGttatgaagatgaagaagaagaaaagtgaagaagatgaaatggTTAAGAAATTGAAAATGAGTGTGGAGGAGAaaatgaggaagaagaaagcaGAAAGAGAGGGTTATTTGATAGCTGCAATTGTTTCGAGCTTTGGGATCACTTCAATGGCCGCCATCGCTGTTTATTACCGATTCTCTTCCCAAATAATGGAG GGCGGAGAATTTCCAATTTTAGAAATGTTCGGCACTTTTGTACTATCTATTGGTTCTAGT GTGGGAATGGAATTTTGGGCAAGATGGGCTCACAAAGAGCTATGGCATGCATCGTTATGGGATATGCACGAg TCTCATCACAAGCCGAGGGTTGGAGCATTTGAAAAGAACGATGTGTTTGCGATTATAAACGCAATTCCAGCCATTGCCCTTCTTTCTTTCGGCCTCTTCAATCATGGCTTCTTTCCCGGCCTTTGTTTTGGTGCC GGTTTGGGAATTACGGTGTTTGGGATGGCCTACATGTTCGTCCACGATGGCCTCGTTCATCGTCGTTTCCCCGTGGGTCCCATTGCCGCTGTCCCCTACTTACGACGTGTCGCTGCTGCCCATCAT ATCCATCACACGGATAAATTCGACGGAGTTCCGTACGGGTTGTTTTTAGGACCCAAG GAACTGGAAGAAGTGGATGGCGAGGAAGAGCTGCAGAAGGAAATTAGGAGGAGAAATGTTTACagaaattaa
- the LOC103482780 gene encoding beta-carotene hydroxylase 2, chloroplastic isoform X4, protein MATVISAVATAGQYRYDYGRLFQRPAGAPSRGFPWRCFAKQRWRRLMVMKMKKKKSEEDEMVKKLKMSVEEKMRKKKAEREGYLIAAIVSSFGITSMAAIAVYYRFSSQIMEVGMEFWARWAHKELWHASLWDMHESHHKPRVGAFEKNDVFAIINAIPAIALLSFGLFNHGFFPGLCFGAGLGITVFGMAYMFVHDGLVHRRFPVGPIAAVPYLRRVAAAHHELEEVDGEEELQKEIRRRNVYRN, encoded by the exons ATGGCGACGGTGATTTCGGCCGTTGCAACCGCCGGGCAGTACCGTTATGATTACGGGAGGTTGTTTCAACGCCCGGCGGGAGCTCCGAGTCGAGGTTTTCCGTGGCGGTGTTTTGCGAAACAGAGGTGGAGAAGATTGATGGttatgaagatgaagaagaagaaaagtgaagaagatgaaatggTTAAGAAATTGAAAATGAGTGTGGAGGAGAaaatgaggaagaagaaagcaGAAAGAGAGGGTTATTTGATAGCTGCAATTGTTTCGAGCTTTGGGATCACTTCAATGGCCGCCATCGCTGTTTATTACCGATTCTCTTCCCAAATAATGGAG GTGGGAATGGAATTTTGGGCAAGATGGGCTCACAAAGAGCTATGGCATGCATCGTTATGGGATATGCACGAg TCTCATCACAAGCCGAGGGTTGGAGCATTTGAAAAGAACGATGTGTTTGCGATTATAAACGCAATTCCAGCCATTGCCCTTCTTTCTTTCGGCCTCTTCAATCATGGCTTCTTTCCCGGCCTTTGTTTTGGTGCC GGTTTGGGAATTACGGTGTTTGGGATGGCCTACATGTTCGTCCACGATGGCCTCGTTCATCGTCGTTTCCCCGTGGGTCCCATTGCCGCTGTCCCCTACTTACGACGTGTCGCTGCTGCCCATCAT GAACTGGAAGAAGTGGATGGCGAGGAAGAGCTGCAGAAGGAAATTAGGAGGAGAAATGTTTACagaaattaa
- the LOC103482780 gene encoding beta-carotene 3-hydroxylase 1, chloroplastic isoform X5: MATVISAVATAGQYRYDYGRLFQRPAGAPSRGFPWRCFAKQRWRRLMVMKMKKKKSEEDEMVKKLKMSVEEKMRKKKAEREGYLIAAIVSSFGITSMAAIAVYYRFSSQIMEGGEFPILEMFGTFVLSIGSSVGMEFWARWAHKELWHASLWDMHEGLGITVFGMAYMFVHDGLVHRRFPVGPIAAVPYLRRVAAAHHIHHTDKFDGVPYGLFLGPKELEEVDGEEELQKEIRRRNVYRN, from the exons ATGGCGACGGTGATTTCGGCCGTTGCAACCGCCGGGCAGTACCGTTATGATTACGGGAGGTTGTTTCAACGCCCGGCGGGAGCTCCGAGTCGAGGTTTTCCGTGGCGGTGTTTTGCGAAACAGAGGTGGAGAAGATTGATGGttatgaagatgaagaagaagaaaagtgaagaagatgaaatggTTAAGAAATTGAAAATGAGTGTGGAGGAGAaaatgaggaagaagaaagcaGAAAGAGAGGGTTATTTGATAGCTGCAATTGTTTCGAGCTTTGGGATCACTTCAATGGCCGCCATCGCTGTTTATTACCGATTCTCTTCCCAAATAATGGAG GGCGGAGAATTTCCAATTTTAGAAATGTTCGGCACTTTTGTACTATCTATTGGTTCTAGT GTGGGAATGGAATTTTGGGCAAGATGGGCTCACAAAGAGCTATGGCATGCATCGTTATGGGATATGCACGAg GGTTTGGGAATTACGGTGTTTGGGATGGCCTACATGTTCGTCCACGATGGCCTCGTTCATCGTCGTTTCCCCGTGGGTCCCATTGCCGCTGTCCCCTACTTACGACGTGTCGCTGCTGCCCATCAT ATCCATCACACGGATAAATTCGACGGAGTTCCGTACGGGTTGTTTTTAGGACCCAAG GAACTGGAAGAAGTGGATGGCGAGGAAGAGCTGCAGAAGGAAATTAGGAGGAGAAATGTTTACagaaattaa
- the LOC103482781 gene encoding mitogen-activated protein kinase 4-like — MATKESSSTTATEGKIKGVLTHGGRYVQYNVYGNLFEVSAKYVPPLRPIGRGAYGLVCAAVNSETHEEVAIKKIGNAFDNIIDAKRTLREIKLLCHMEHENIIAIRDIIRPPKREVFNDVYIVYELMDTDLHQIIRSDQPLTDDHCQYFLYQLLRGLKYVHSAKVLHRDLKPSNLLLNANCDLKIGDFGLARTTSETDFMTEYVVTRWYRAPELLLNCSEYTAAIDVWSVGCILGEIMTREPLFPGKDYVHQLRLITELLGSPDDASLGFLRSDNARRYVKQLPQYRKQQFSARFPNMSPSALDLLEKMLVFDPNKRITVEEALCHPYLQSLHDINDEPVCARPFNFDFEQPSCTEEHIKELIWKESVRFNPDESARRTTLCV; from the exons ATGGCTACTAAAGAATCGAGTTCTACCACTGCCACTGAAGGCAAGATTAAAGGGGTTCTTACTCATGGTGGGCGATATGTGCAGTATAATGTGTACGGTAACTTGTTTGAGGTTTCAGCCAAGTATGTTCCTCCTTTACGACCTATTGGTAGAGGTGCTTATGGTCTTGTTTG TGCTGCTGTAAATTCAGAGACACATGAAGAGGTTGCCATCAAGAAAATTGGAAATGCCTTTGATAACATAATCGACGCCAAAAGGACTTTGAGAGAAATTAAGCTTCTTTGCCATATGGAACATGAAAAT ATTATCGCTATTAGAGACATCATTAGGCCGCCAAAAAGAGAGGTTTTTAATGATGTGTATATTGTTTACGAATTGATGGACACTGATCTTCATCAAATAATTCGTTCTGACCAACCACTGACGGATGATCATTGCCAG TACTTTTTATATCAGTTATTGCGTGGGCTGAAATATGTACACTCAGCTAAGGTCCTGCACCGTGATCTCAAGCCTAGCAACCTGCTTCTGAATGCAAATTGCGACCTTAAAATTGGAGACTTTGGGTTGGCAAGGACAACTTCTGAAACCGACTTCATGACTGAATACGTGGTTACTCGCTGGTACCGAGCACCGGAATTGCTCCTCAATTGTTCAGAGTACACTGCTGCTATTGATGTTTGGTCTGTAGGATGCATACTTGGTGAGATAATGACTAGAGAACCTCTCTTCCCTGGCAAAGATTATGTTCATCAACTCAGACTTATAACTGAG CTACTAGGATCACCAGATGATGCCAGCCTAGGATTTCTCCGAAGTGATAATGCTCGAAGATATGTCAAGCAGCTTCCACAATACAGAAAACAACAATTCTCAGCTAGATTTCCCAACATGTCTCCATCTGCCCTTGATCTTCTCGAAAAGATGCTCGTATTTGATCCCAACAAACGCATTACAG TGGAGGAAGCACTTTGTCACCCATACTTGCAATCTCTTCACGACATCAACGACGAGCCAGTCTGTGCCAGGCctttcaattttgattttgagCAACCGTCGTGCACTGAAGAGCATATTAAAGAACTGATCTGGAAAGAATCTGTCAGGTTCAATCCCGACGAATCCGCTAGGAGGACGACTCTTTGCGTTTGA